The genomic segment GCGGGCGTTGCCCCGGGCTGCGCGTCGCGCGGATAGTACTTCTGCCCTTCGAAATAGACGCCCGTCAGGAAGCTGCCATCCGCGCGCAGCAGCATGGCCCCGAGCGGGCTGTCGATCAGGCGGTAGCTGGTCATGTCGTCACCTCGGTATCGGAATTGGCAGGAGTCATGTCCGCCAAAGGTATCACCGCGCCATCGCCCTGCGCTTTCATCGCTTCATAGCGATGCCACAGGTGGACGGCCGCGTACGCGCGCCATGGCGCCCATTGCGCGGTGCGTGCCTGCATGGCGCGTACGGTATTCACGCCGAGCACCTTGCGCAGCGCGTAGTCGGTACCCGGGAACGCGTCGGGCCACCCTAGCGCGCGCATGGCGACGTACTGCGCGGTCCAGTCGCCGATCCCGTCGATCTCGCGCAGCACGGCCACGGTCTGTTCGGGCGCCGCGTGCGGCTCCAGCGGCAAGGCACCACTGGCGACCCGCTGCGCGAGCGCGCGCAGCGTGCGCGCCTTGCCCGGCGACACGCCTGCGCCGGCCAGGGCTGCATCGGACAGCGCGGCCAGCGCTGCGGCCGACGGAAAGCCATGCTGCAACGGCACGCACCCGCCGATGGGCATGGCCGGCGCCGGCAAGGCCTCTCCCGCCACCTGCGCCAGCCGTGCCAGGATGCGCCGTGCCTGCACCACAGGAATCACCTGGCCGATCACGGCGCGTACCGCGATCTCGAAGCCGTCGACACTGCCCGGCAGGCGCATGCCCGGCACGTCGCCAGCCAGCTCGCCAAGATGGCGGTCGACGATGTCGGGCCGGCAGCCCAGGTCGCACAGGCGCCGCACCTTGCCCAGGGTCTGCGGAATCACGCGCGCGAGCGAGGCCGACACGGTGACGCGCAGCACCATCCGCCCGGGCACATGGTCCAGCCGCAGCCAGCCGCGGTGCGCGACGCCGCCGCTTTCCACCGCGAGCGTGCGGGCATAGGCGCCATCGCGCACTTGTTCGATGCCATCCACCGCGCGCACGGCCAGGAAACCCAGCAGCGCCTCCCACGCCAGCGGCGGCCGGTAGCCCAGCTCGAATACCAGCCGGTCGGCCACGCCTTCGGACGTGCGCTTGCGCAAGGCCATCGGCGTCAGGCCGTAGCGGGTGCGCAGCACGTCGTTGAAGCGCCGCACGCTGCCGAAACCCGCTGCCAGCGCCACTTCGGTCACGGGCAGCACGGTGTCCGTCAACAGCCGCTTGGCCAGCAACAGGCGCTGCGTCTGCACGTACTCCAGCACCGACACGCCGAACTGCGCGGTGAACAGGCGGTGCAGGTGGCGTTCGGTCACGCCGATGCGCGCGGCCAGCGCGGCCACGCCGGCATCGGCCATGAAGCCCTCGTCGATCAGCGTGGCGGCGGCCTGCGCGAGACGGCCGGAAAGATCGGCCAGCCCGTGCCCGGGCGCCAGTTCGGGACGGCAGCGCAGGCACGGACGGAAGCCTTGCTTTTCCGCCGCTGCGGCGCTTTCGTAGAAGGTGCAGTTCTCGCGTTTCGGGGTACGCACCGCGCACACGGGCCGGCAATAGATGCCCGTGGATGACACGCCGACGAAGAAGCGGCCGTCGAAGCGCCGGTCGTGCGAGGCCACGGCCTTGTAGCAGGTATCGGGATCGAGTTCCATGCAGGCATGCTACCGCTTCGGGCACGCGCGCACCCGCCGGATTCGGACATTCCCCTGTGGCCAGCGACCGTGCCATGGTGCACAGTCTGAGCCACGGAGTCCGGCTAGAATCACCAGCCTGCGATGTTTCCCGGAGATTCCATGCGCCCAGCCAAACCGCTCCCGCTGACCTGCTCGCTCGCGCTCGCGGGCCTGCTATGGCTGGGCCTGCCGGCGGCGGCCACGGCGGCGCCGGTGGCTTCGGCCGCTTTGGCGCAGGCGGGCGCAAGCGCGGCCGAGGTCACCTCGGTCGAGGGCATCACCGAGTTCCGGCTCCCCAACGGCCTGCGCATCGTGCTGGCGCCCGATGCGGCCAAGCCGACCACCACGGTCAACATGACCTATCTGGTCGGCAGCCGCCACGAGAACTACGGCGAAACCGGCATGGCGCACCTGCTCGAACACTTGCTGTTCAAGGGCACGCCTGCGCTGCCGGGCAAGGCCATCCCGACCGAGTTCGCGCGGCGCGGCATGTCCTCCAACGGGACCACGGCACAGGACCGCACCAACTATTTCGAGACCTTCACCGCCAGCGACGACAACCTCGACTGGGCGCTGCGCATGGAGGCGGACCGCATGGTCAACAGCTTCATCTCGCGCGCGGACCTGGACAGCGAGATGACCGTCGTGCGCAACGAGATGGAGATGGGCGAGAACAGTCCCGCCCGCATGCTGATCCAGCAGATGATGGCCGCCTCGTACCGCTGGCATAACTATGGCAAGGCGCCGATCGGCGCGCGCAGCGACGTGGAGCAGGTCAGCATCGACAACCTGCGCGCGTTCTACCGCCGCTACTACCAGCCCGACAACGCGGTGCTGGTGGTGGCCGGCAAGTTCGATCCGGCCTGGACGCTCGCGCGCATCGAGCGCTATTTCGGCCCGATCGCGCGCCCGGCGCGCGTGTTGCCACCCGAGCATACCGTGGAGCCAGCGCAGGAAGGCGCGAAAGAACTGGTCGTGATGCGGCCCGGCGACAGCGGGCTGGTAGCGGCGCAGTACCACGTCAGCCCCGGTGCCCACCCCGACGCGACAGCGCTGTCGATGCTGACCATCATCCTTGGCGACACGCCCGGCGGGCGCCTGTACAAGGCGCTGGTGGAACAGAAGAAGGCCACCTCGGTCGGCACCTCGTTCAGCGCGATGAAAGACCCGGGCACGCTGCTGTTCATGGCCGAAACCGCGAAGGACCAGCCGATGGCGCCGGCACGCGCGGCGCTGATCACGCAGGTCGAGGGCTTCGCCGAAGCGCCGGTGACGCCCGAAGAGCTGGAACGTGCGCGCGTGCGCATGCGCAATGCCTACGAGCACTACATGAACGACCCGGGCGCGCTCGGCATTGCGCTGTCGGAGGCCATTGCCAAGGGCGACTGGCGCCTGTTCCTGATCGCACGCGACCGCATCGAGACCGTGACGCTCGAAGACGTGCAGCGCGTCGCGCTCAATTACTTCCAGGCGTCGAACCGCACGGTCGGGCTGTTCCTGCCGCAGGACAAGCCGCCGCGTGCGCAGATTCCCGAGACTCCGGACGTGGCCGCGCAGGTGCGCGGCTACCAGGGCAAGCCGGCGCTGGCGGCAGTGCCGGCGTTTGACCCGAGCCCGGCCAATATCGAAGCCCATACGCGGCGCCAGACCCTTGCCAACGGCATGCAGCTGGCGCTGCTGCCCAAGCCCACGCGCGGCGGCGTGGTCAATGGCACGCTGATCCTGCGCATGGGCGATGTGCAGAGCCTGCAGGGCCTGACCACGGTGGGCAGCCTGACGGCATCGATGCTCAAGCGCGGTACCGGCACCATGGACCGCCTGCAGCTTGCCGACCGCATCGAAGCCCTGCGTGCGCGCGTCATGATCTCGGGCGGCTCCGAGCGCGTCATCGTAAGCTTCGAGACCCGGCGCGAGCAACTGCCCGAACTGCTGGCGCTGGTGCGCGACATGCTGCGCACGCCAAGCTTCCCGCAGGCCGAGTTCGACACGCTGCGCAACACCACCATTGCCGAGATCGAAAGCGTGCGCCGGCAGCCGGGCGTGATGGCCTCCGACGCGCTGGGCCGCCATGGCGATCCCTACCCCGCCGGCGACCCGCGCCACGCGTCCACCTTCGACGAGAGCATTGCCGCGCTCAAGGCCGCCACGCTGGACCAGGTGCGCGATTTCCACGCGCGCTTCTATGGCGCCGCCAATGCGCAGCTCAGCCTGGTGGGCGACTTCGACGCCGACGCGGCCACCGCCCAGGCGGGCGAGCTGTTTGGCGACTGGCGCGCGCAGCAGCCGTTTGCGCGCGTGGACAGGCCCTTCGTGCCGATTGCCGCGGCGGACTTCACACTGGCCACGCCCGGCAAGGCCAACGCGGTCTACCTGGCAGCCGAGCCGATCGACCTGACCAGTGACCAACCCGACTACGCGCTGATGCTGATCGCCAACCGCGTGTTCGGCGGCGGCTCGCTGCGCAGCCGCCTGGCCGACCGCCTGCGGCAGAAGGAGGGACTCAGCTATGGCGCATCGAGCTGGGTCAATGTGGGCGCGCTGGACCGCGCCGGCCGCTTCGGCCTGCAGGCGCAATATGCCCCGCGGAACCTGGAACGCCTGCAGCGTGCCGTGGCCGAGGAACTGGAGCGCTTCGTGCGCGACGGCATCAGCGCCCCTGAACTGTCCGAAGCCGTCAGCGGCATCCTGCAGCAGGGCATGGTCAGCCGCAGCAGCGACAGCGCGCTGGCCGACGCGCTGGCCAACCAGCTTTACCTGGGCCGCACCATGGCCTACACGGAGGAGCTGGAGGCACGCCTGCGCGCAGCCACGCCCGAAGCGGTCAACGCCGTGATCCGCAAGTACGTGCAACCGTCCGGGCTGTCGCAGGTCTACGCGGGAGATTTCGGTGCCGTACCGGCTCCCGACGGGGCCGCAGCGGGCGAGGCGCCGGCCGCGCGTCCATAGCCACTGTCACGCAAGCGAAAAGGAGACAGGCCAGAATGGGCCGACGCGCCAGCATCCGGGCGCCGGAACCAGGCACGCCCCTTGCCGTGCCCTGGCGTTGACTGTATATTCGTACAGTATAAGTAGAGACAAGAGGTGTGGATGTCAAACGTGCGGGCTGGCAGCAAGGCGGAGGCGCTCCGGCTTCTCGCCGCGGAAGGAGTGCTGGCGCTGGAGCTGGACTACGAGACCGGATGGCAGGACGCCGTCGAACTCGGCAGGCTCGGGGAAAAGCGCGGCATCAAGGTGCAGTATCGCGGCCAGGAAAGTGTCGCCGTACGCTCGCGCGAAGCGCTGATCGAGGGCCTCGCCAAGGTCAAGCCAACGTTCCGGCAACGTAACCTTTACTGTCAGTTTGACCTCGGCACGCTGACGGACCACGAATTGCTCGACCTCGAAGCCAAGGCCACGCGGCTCGGCGACTACATTCTTGCCGGACACCTGCTGCGGGACGTGGACAGCGTCTGGCCCGCCGAATAACGCCCGGGCGCCGGATCCCGCCGGATCCGAATCCCCCCAAAAACAGGCATGCCGCCAATTGGAATTGGCGGCATGTTTCCTTTATGGCGTTCCGGGCGTGTTCAGTGCCAGATGCGCGCGGCATTGGCCCAGCGCGCGGCGGCCGACTGCGCCAGCGCGCTGCCTGCCACGTCGTGGGCTGCGGCTGCGCCGGAGGTTCCCGCCAGCTGCAGCGCGGTGTGCCATAACACCGCCGACACCAGCGTCTGGCAGTGGCGCCGCTCGCCATGGGCGAGTGCCAGCAGGCGCTCATTGCCGTCGATCACGATAAGGCGGTCCCCGGCCTGCGGCCGCATTTCCAGCGCATACAGGTGGTCGCATTCGCAATGCATGCGCCCGCCGCTGACCGCCACCACGATCGCCCCGGGCAGGGCGATGCCGCTGTCGTGCACGTCTTCACGCAGGCGTTCCAGGTGCGCATGCGCGCGCGGATCGCGCGCTGCCGCCAGGTCGCCGGGCATGGCGCTGAGCGCCATCAGCTCGGCTGGCGACACCGCCAGCGTGTAAGCCGGGAAGTCCGGCCGGTAGGTGGCCACCACGGCGCGCAGGCGACGCGCGCCGCGGCCATCCGGAAGGCTGCCCATGTCGCGTCCCGCTGCCGTGACTGCCATCAGTCGCGCAGCAGGTGCTTGGCAATGATGAGCTGCTGGATCTGCGTGGTGCCTTCGTACAGGCGCAGCAGGCGCACGTCGCGATAGAAGCGCTCGGCCTTGTACTCGGCGATGTAGCCGGCGCCGCCATGGATCTGCACCGCGCGGTCGGCAATGCGGCCCACCATTTCGGTACAGAACATCTTGGTGCACGAGGCCAGCATGCTGACTTCGGGATCGCTCTTGCCGGCCGGCTTGGCGTCATAGCGCTGCGCGCAGTCGCGCATCATCGACAAGCCCGCGTACAGCTCGGCCTGGCTGTCGGCCAGCATACCCTGGATCAGCTGGAAGTCGCCGATCGGCTTGCCGAACTGCTTGCGTTCCTTGGCATAGGCCACGGCGTCGGTAATCAGGCGGTGCGCCATGCCGCAAGCCAGTGCCGAAAGGTGCAGGCGGCCGCGGTCGAGCACTTTCATCGCGGTCTTGAAACCGACGCCGGGCACGCCGCCGATGATGTTGGCGGCCGGCACGCGCGCATTCTCCAGCACCACGTCGCAGGTCTTGGTGCCGCGCTGGCCCATCTTCTTGTCCGGCTTGCCCAGCGAGATGCCCGGGGTGTCGGCCGGCACGATGAACGACGAGATGCCCGACGCACCAGGGCCGCCCGTACGCGCCATCAGCGTGAAGGCGCCCGCGCGTGGCGCGTTGGTGATGAAGCGCTTGGTGCCGTTGATGACGTAGTGGTCACCATCGAGCTCCGCCTTGGTCTGCAGCGAGGCCGCATCGGAACCGGCGTTCGGCTCGGTCAGCGCGAACGAGATGATCAGCTCGCCGCTGGCGATCTTCGGCAGGTAAGCCTGCTTCTGCGCTTCGGTGCCATCCATGAGGATGCCCTGCGAGCCGATGCCGACATTGGTGCCGAACACCGAACGGAAGGCGAAGGCGGTGTGGCCCAGGTCGTACACTACATCGCATTCCTGCGACATCGACAGGCCGATGCCGCCGTAGTTTTCCGGAATGGAGATGCCGAACAGACCCATTTCCTTCATGTCGGCGACGATCTCGGCCGGCACGTCGTCGATCTCTTCGAGCGTGTCTTCGGCCGGCTTCAGGCGTTCGTCGATGAAGCGCTGCACCGAAGCGCGCAGCAGGGCGAAGGATTCTT from the Cupriavidus sp. WKF15 genome contains:
- a CDS encoding AlkA N-terminal domain-containing protein — protein: MELDPDTCYKAVASHDRRFDGRFFVGVSSTGIYCRPVCAVRTPKRENCTFYESAAAAEKQGFRPCLRCRPELAPGHGLADLSGRLAQAAATLIDEGFMADAGVAALAARIGVTERHLHRLFTAQFGVSVLEYVQTQRLLLAKRLLTDTVLPVTEVALAAGFGSVRRFNDVLRTRYGLTPMALRKRTSEGVADRLVFELGYRPPLAWEALLGFLAVRAVDGIEQVRDGAYARTLAVESGGVAHRGWLRLDHVPGRMVLRVTVSASLARVIPQTLGKVRRLCDLGCRPDIVDRHLGELAGDVPGMRLPGSVDGFEIAVRAVIGQVIPVVQARRILARLAQVAGEALPAPAMPIGGCVPLQHGFPSAAALAALSDAALAGAGVSPGKARTLRALAQRVASGALPLEPHAAPEQTVAVLREIDGIGDWTAQYVAMRALGWPDAFPGTDYALRKVLGVNTVRAMQARTAQWAPWRAYAAVHLWHRYEAMKAQGDGAVIPLADMTPANSDTEVTT
- a CDS encoding PHA-granule associated protein 4, with the protein product MSNVRAGSKAEALRLLAAEGVLALELDYETGWQDAVELGRLGEKRGIKVQYRGQESVAVRSREALIEGLAKVKPTFRQRNLYCQFDLGTLTDHELLDLEAKATRLGDYILAGHLLRDVDSVWPAE
- a CDS encoding acyl-CoA dehydrogenase family protein, with the translated sequence MALDQESFALLRASVQRFIDERLKPAEDTLEEIDDVPAEIVADMKEMGLFGISIPENYGGIGLSMSQECDVVYDLGHTAFAFRSVFGTNVGIGSQGILMDGTEAQKQAYLPKIASGELIISFALTEPNAGSDAASLQTKAELDGDHYVINGTKRFITNAPRAGAFTLMARTGGPGASGISSFIVPADTPGISLGKPDKKMGQRGTKTCDVVLENARVPAANIIGGVPGVGFKTAMKVLDRGRLHLSALACGMAHRLITDAVAYAKERKQFGKPIGDFQLIQGMLADSQAELYAGLSMMRDCAQRYDAKPAGKSDPEVSMLASCTKMFCTEMVGRIADRAVQIHGGAGYIAEYKAERFYRDVRLLRLYEGTTQIQQLIIAKHLLRD
- a CDS encoding pitrilysin family protein, whose product is MRPAKPLPLTCSLALAGLLWLGLPAAATAAPVASAALAQAGASAAEVTSVEGITEFRLPNGLRIVLAPDAAKPTTTVNMTYLVGSRHENYGETGMAHLLEHLLFKGTPALPGKAIPTEFARRGMSSNGTTAQDRTNYFETFTASDDNLDWALRMEADRMVNSFISRADLDSEMTVVRNEMEMGENSPARMLIQQMMAASYRWHNYGKAPIGARSDVEQVSIDNLRAFYRRYYQPDNAVLVVAGKFDPAWTLARIERYFGPIARPARVLPPEHTVEPAQEGAKELVVMRPGDSGLVAAQYHVSPGAHPDATALSMLTIILGDTPGGRLYKALVEQKKATSVGTSFSAMKDPGTLLFMAETAKDQPMAPARAALITQVEGFAEAPVTPEELERARVRMRNAYEHYMNDPGALGIALSEAIAKGDWRLFLIARDRIETVTLEDVQRVALNYFQASNRTVGLFLPQDKPPRAQIPETPDVAAQVRGYQGKPALAAVPAFDPSPANIEAHTRRQTLANGMQLALLPKPTRGGVVNGTLILRMGDVQSLQGLTTVGSLTASMLKRGTGTMDRLQLADRIEALRARVMISGGSERVIVSFETRREQLPELLALVRDMLRTPSFPQAEFDTLRNTTIAEIESVRRQPGVMASDALGRHGDPYPAGDPRHASTFDESIAALKAATLDQVRDFHARFYGAANAQLSLVGDFDADAATAQAGELFGDWRAQQPFARVDRPFVPIAAADFTLATPGKANAVYLAAEPIDLTSDQPDYALMLIANRVFGGGSLRSRLADRLRQKEGLSYGASSWVNVGALDRAGRFGLQAQYAPRNLERLQRAVAEELERFVRDGISAPELSEAVSGILQQGMVSRSSDSALADALANQLYLGRTMAYTEELEARLRAATPEAVNAVIRKYVQPSGLSQVYAGDFGAVPAPDGAAAGEAPAARP